A single region of the Vicia villosa cultivar HV-30 ecotype Madison, WI linkage group LG4, Vvil1.0, whole genome shotgun sequence genome encodes:
- the LOC131600035 gene encoding protein cornichon homolog 1-like, which translates to MGWNLFFWLVICFPTNIALLASNFYQVLILSDLEADYINPFDASSRINYFILPEFIGQGVLCALCLFTGHWLMFFLNLPLTCYHAMLYVKREHLIDVTEVFRVLNAEKKLRIAKLALYLIVLILTIFRLTLIGVSYLGLEHDDDLAYLW; encoded by the exons ATGGGTTGGAACCTCTTCTTCTGGCTTGTGATTTGTTTCCCCACAAATATTGCTCTTCTCGCTTCAAATTTCTACCAG GTTTTGATTTTATCTGACTTGGAAGCTGATTATATCAACCCATTTGATGCTTCATCTCGGATTAACTACTTCATTCTTCCTGAGTTTATTGGGCAAGGAGTTTTGTGTGCACTCTGTCTCTTCACTGGCCACTGGCTCATGTTTTTTCTCAATCTTCCTCTTACTTGCTATCATGCCATGCT GTATGTGAAAAGAGAGCATCTTATTGATGTTACTGAAGTGTTTAGAGTACTCAATGCCGAGAAGAAATTACGGATAGCAAAGCTTGCTTTGTACTTAATAGTCCTCATTCTCACCATCTTCAG GCTTACATTGATTGGTGTCTCCTATTTAGGCCTTGAACACGATGATGACTTGGCATATCTTTGGTAA